One stretch of Bordetella avium DNA includes these proteins:
- the tgt gene encoding tRNA guanosine(34) transglycosylase Tgt → MTGLKYELLATDGGARRGRLTLNHGVVETPIFMPVGTYGSVKAMLPHELKEIGAQIVLGNTFHLWLRPGTAIMEKHGGLHGFMHWDKPILTDSGGFQVFSLQGMRKITEEGVKFASPIDGARLFLTPEESMRIQRSLNSDIVMVFDECTPYEIDGRPATQEEAARSMRMSLRWARRSREEFDRLGNPNALFGIVQGGMYENLRDESLAGLTDIGFHGYAIGGLSVGEPKADMMRILGHVAPRLPQHAPRYLMGVGTPEDLVEGVSRGVDMFDCVMPTRNARNGWLFTRFGDVKIRNAKYRDDTRPLDPSCACHTCGHFSRAYLHHLQRANEITGARLNTLHNLHFYLTIMAEMREAIAAGRFQTWRTQFAADRARGVD, encoded by the coding sequence ATGACCGGACTCAAATACGAACTGCTCGCCACAGACGGCGGCGCGCGTCGCGGACGCCTGACGCTCAACCACGGCGTAGTCGAAACCCCTATTTTCATGCCCGTGGGCACTTACGGCAGCGTCAAGGCCATGCTGCCGCATGAACTCAAGGAAATCGGGGCGCAAATCGTGCTGGGCAACACCTTCCACCTGTGGCTGCGCCCCGGCACCGCCATCATGGAAAAGCATGGCGGTCTGCACGGCTTCATGCATTGGGACAAGCCCATCCTGACGGATTCGGGCGGATTTCAGGTGTTCAGCTTGCAGGGCATGCGCAAGATCACCGAGGAAGGCGTCAAGTTCGCCTCCCCCATCGACGGCGCCCGGCTCTTTCTGACGCCCGAAGAATCCATGCGCATCCAGCGCTCGCTGAATTCTGACATCGTCATGGTGTTCGATGAGTGCACGCCCTACGAAATCGACGGCCGTCCCGCCACCCAGGAAGAAGCCGCCCGCTCGATGCGCATGTCCTTGCGTTGGGCGCGCCGCTCACGCGAGGAGTTCGATCGCCTGGGTAATCCGAACGCGCTGTTCGGCATCGTTCAAGGCGGTATGTATGAAAACCTGCGCGATGAGTCGCTGGCCGGCCTGACCGACATCGGTTTCCATGGCTACGCCATCGGCGGCCTGTCGGTGGGCGAGCCCAAAGCGGACATGATGCGCATCCTGGGCCATGTGGCGCCCCGCCTGCCGCAGCATGCGCCGCGCTATCTGATGGGCGTGGGCACCCCCGAAGACCTGGTCGAAGGCGTCTCGCGCGGCGTGGACATGTTCGATTGCGTCATGCCCACCCGCAATGCCCGTAACGGCTGGCTGTTCACACGGTTTGGCGACGTCAAGATCCGCAACGCCAAGTACCGCGACGACACCCGCCCGCTGGACCCGAGCTGCGCCTGCCACACCTGCGGCCATTTCTCGCGCGCCTATTTGCACCACCTGCAACGCGCCAACGAGATCACCGGCGCACGCCTGAACACTTTGCACAACCTGCATTTCTACCTGACCATCATGGCCGAAATGCGCGAGGCGATCGCGGCCGGCCGCTTCCAGACCTGGCGGACGCAATTCGCCGCCGACCGCGCACGCGGCGTGGACTGA
- the queA gene encoding tRNA preQ1(34) S-adenosylmethionine ribosyltransferase-isomerase QueA, producing MPTFTLSDFDYDLPPELIAQTPAAQRGGSRLLHLDAGSQLHDRQFADLLALLRPNDLLVFNDTRVIKARLTGQKATGGKVEVLVERITEPDRALAHVRASKSPGPGMRLELAGGAVRAEVMGRQGELFDLRFAGPVLDLLEAHGATPLPPYITHSAESEDNERYQTVYAREPGAVAAPTAGLHFDQDMLARIEALGVARAFVTLHVGAGTFQPVRVEKIDEHIMHAEWYTVPEATVQAIARARAAGGRVIAVGTTSVRALESAAAAGDGPLAAAQGDTRLFITPGYRYRVVDALITNFHLPQSTLLMLVSALAGIEPIRRAYAHAVAGRYRFFSYGDAMFIESPQP from the coding sequence GTGCCCACGTTTACGCTTTCCGATTTCGATTACGACCTGCCGCCCGAGCTGATCGCGCAGACTCCCGCCGCCCAGCGCGGCGGCAGCCGCCTGCTTCATCTTGACGCCGGCAGCCAGCTGCATGACCGTCAATTTGCCGATCTGCTCGCCCTGCTGCGCCCCAATGATTTGCTGGTTTTCAATGACACCCGCGTCATCAAAGCCCGCCTGACCGGCCAGAAAGCCACCGGCGGCAAGGTCGAGGTGTTGGTGGAACGCATCACCGAACCCGATCGGGCACTGGCCCATGTTCGCGCCAGCAAATCGCCCGGACCCGGCATGCGGCTTGAGCTGGCCGGCGGCGCGGTCCGGGCCGAAGTGATGGGCCGCCAGGGAGAGCTGTTCGACCTGCGCTTCGCAGGCCCGGTGCTGGATTTGCTGGAGGCGCATGGCGCGACGCCCCTGCCTCCCTACATCACCCATAGCGCAGAATCCGAAGACAACGAACGCTACCAGACCGTCTATGCCCGCGAGCCCGGCGCCGTCGCCGCGCCCACCGCCGGCCTGCATTTTGATCAGGACATGCTAGCCCGTATCGAGGCGCTGGGGGTAGCACGCGCTTTCGTGACCCTGCACGTCGGGGCGGGCACGTTTCAGCCGGTCAGGGTAGAGAAGATCGACGAGCACATCATGCACGCCGAGTGGTACACCGTACCCGAAGCGACAGTTCAAGCCATTGCCCGCGCCCGCGCGGCCGGCGGCCGCGTCATCGCCGTGGGCACGACCAGCGTGCGCGCACTGGAGTCCGCCGCCGCGGCGGGCGATGGCCCCCTGGCTGCCGCTCAGGGCGACACCCGCTTATTCATTACGCCGGGCTACCGCTATCGCGTGGTTGACGCCCTGATCACCAACTTCCATCTGCCTCAGTCGACCCTGCTGATGCTGGTGTCGGCCCTCGCCGGCATCGAGCCTATCCGCCGAGCCTACGCCCACGCCGTGGCCGGCCGCTACCGTTTCTTCAGCTACGGCGACGCCATGTTCATCGAATCTCCCCAGCCATGA
- the dacB gene encoding D-alanyl-D-alanine carboxypeptidase/D-alanyl-D-alanine endopeptidase, with amino-acid sequence MAAAWAALTPAAGQAQVAGLPPKLMQAWKATKLPDEALSVVVQEVNGPRMLAINAQTPRNPASVMKLVTTWVALSELGPNYSWRTDFLTDPGVRPDAQGRLNGPLYWRAGGDPQFMLQDLWTLLRDLRLRGVKEISDLVVDRSIFGQVAIDPGAFDGAPDRAYNASPDALMVGFGALRLLVTPDPVARKWVATVDPPVSGLRLEGAIQWTDARCPGAPAVSTQPVVTQEGVSLRLSGAVAGSCGEFSLYRLALSQPEYTDAVFRLLWRELGGTFKGKMRPGVVPGDAIVLASHESPTLGEAIRVINKRSNNVMARTLLLTLGAERGRRPATVASSESVAKQLLSGQGLNMPELVLDNGAGLSRDARVSADSLAAMLSLAWRSPVMPEYLASMAIAGVDGTVRRRMQGKGALGMAHLKTGSLRDVRSIAGYVLGNSGKRYVVVSMVNHENAAAVRSFDDALIAWLAEQ; translated from the coding sequence ATGGCTGCGGCCTGGGCCGCACTGACGCCAGCCGCGGGCCAGGCTCAGGTGGCGGGCCTGCCTCCCAAGCTCATGCAGGCCTGGAAGGCCACCAAGCTGCCCGATGAGGCGCTCTCGGTGGTGGTCCAGGAGGTCAATGGGCCGCGTATGCTGGCGATCAATGCCCAGACGCCGCGCAATCCGGCTTCTGTCATGAAGCTGGTTACCACCTGGGTTGCATTATCGGAATTGGGGCCAAATTACAGTTGGCGCACCGACTTCCTGACTGACCCTGGCGTTCGCCCCGATGCGCAGGGCCGGCTCAACGGCCCGCTGTATTGGCGTGCCGGCGGCGATCCGCAATTCATGTTGCAAGACCTCTGGACCCTGTTGCGAGACTTGCGCCTGCGCGGCGTCAAGGAGATCAGCGATCTGGTGGTTGATCGCAGCATTTTCGGGCAGGTCGCTATTGACCCGGGGGCCTTCGATGGCGCACCCGACCGGGCGTACAATGCCAGCCCCGATGCCCTGATGGTGGGCTTTGGCGCCCTGCGCCTGCTGGTCACCCCCGATCCGGTCGCCCGCAAATGGGTGGCGACCGTCGATCCTCCTGTGTCCGGCCTGCGCCTTGAGGGCGCGATCCAATGGACCGACGCCCGCTGCCCTGGTGCGCCGGCGGTGTCCACACAGCCTGTCGTGACCCAGGAGGGCGTGAGCCTGCGCCTGTCCGGGGCGGTGGCCGGTTCCTGCGGCGAATTCAGCCTCTATCGTCTGGCGCTGTCTCAGCCCGAATACACGGATGCGGTCTTTCGCCTGCTGTGGCGTGAGCTTGGCGGCACATTCAAGGGTAAGATGCGCCCCGGCGTGGTGCCAGGCGATGCCATTGTGCTCGCTTCCCACGAGTCGCCCACCTTGGGCGAGGCTATCCGCGTGATCAATAAGCGCAGCAATAATGTCATGGCGCGCACCTTGTTGCTCACATTGGGCGCCGAGCGGGGCCGTCGTCCAGCGACCGTCGCCAGCAGTGAGTCGGTCGCCAAGCAGCTGTTGTCCGGGCAGGGGCTGAACATGCCTGAGTTGGTGCTGGACAATGGCGCGGGGCTATCGCGCGATGCGCGCGTGTCGGCAGACAGTCTAGCGGCCATGCTTTCGCTGGCCTGGCGTTCGCCCGTCATGCCGGAGTATCTGGCGTCAATGGCGATTGCCGGGGTGGATGGCACCGTGCGCCGCCGCATGCAGGGTAAGGGCGCTCTGGGGATGGCGCATCTGAAAACCGGTTCCCTGCGCGA